Proteins encoded in a region of the Dorea longicatena genome:
- a CDS encoding 4Fe-4S dicluster domain-containing protein, whose amino-acid sequence MMRGINTTVRRLRRKVFEEVAALGFKADADTLCDDMEAIPYALVNDETEQYRDSVYRARAVVREQVRLAMGLALRPEDKPVHLTAGVEASNISDKYYEPPLIQVIPSACMRCEAKGYEVSNMCKGCLAHPCMEVCPKGAISMVNGKSYIDQEKCIKCGKCKSVCPYDAISKKERPCAKACGVNAIENDKVGRAYVNPDKCVSCGMCMVNCPFGAISDKSQIFQLARALSEGEQIIAEIAPAFTGQFGDNINARNLKAALEELGFSQVYEVALGADIGAVAEAHHYVEKVTTGELPFLLTSCCPSWAMLAKKYFPDMIDEVSQELTPMVATARTIKKEHPNAKVVFIGPCAAKKLEAMRRSVRSDVDFVVTFEELQGMFDAKEIDLSEYEAESSFHNATGVGRGYAVAGGVASAIEKCVNEYYPGVEVKIEHAEGLADCKKILSMAKIGRMNGCLIEGMGCPGGCVAGAGTNIPVPKAQKKVQEFVKASSKQLPPKELGEIELK is encoded by the coding sequence ATGATGAGAGGCATTAATACAACCGTAAGACGGTTGAGAAGAAAAGTCTTTGAAGAAGTCGCAGCGCTTGGTTTCAAAGCGGATGCGGATACTTTATGCGACGATATGGAAGCAATCCCATATGCGCTGGTGAATGATGAGACGGAACAGTACCGTGACAGTGTCTACCGTGCAAGAGCAGTTGTACGAGAGCAGGTAAGACTTGCAATGGGACTTGCGCTCAGACCTGAAGATAAACCGGTACATCTGACAGCGGGAGTAGAAGCAAGTAACATATCAGACAAATATTATGAGCCGCCGCTTATACAGGTTATCCCGTCTGCATGTATGAGATGTGAGGCGAAAGGATATGAGGTCAGCAACATGTGCAAAGGATGTCTGGCACATCCTTGTATGGAAGTCTGTCCAAAGGGTGCAATTTCCATGGTGAACGGAAAATCCTACATTGATCAGGAAAAATGTATCAAATGTGGAAAATGTAAGAGTGTCTGTCCATATGACGCAATCTCCAAGAAAGAGCGCCCTTGTGCAAAAGCCTGTGGTGTCAATGCGATTGAAAACGATAAAGTGGGACGTGCATATGTCAATCCGGACAAATGCGTATCCTGCGGTATGTGTATGGTAAACTGTCCGTTTGGAGCAATTTCAGACAAATCCCAGATCTTCCAGCTTGCAAGAGCATTGTCGGAAGGCGAGCAGATCATTGCTGAGATCGCACCGGCATTTACCGGGCAGTTCGGAGATAATATCAATGCGAGAAACTTAAAGGCAGCACTGGAAGAACTTGGATTTTCACAGGTATACGAAGTAGCTCTTGGAGCTGATATCGGAGCTGTTGCAGAGGCACACCATTATGTGGAAAAGGTTACAACGGGAGAACTTCCATTCCTTCTGACATCCTGCTGTCCGTCATGGGCAATGCTGGCAAAGAAATATTTCCCGGATATGATCGATGAAGTGTCTCAGGAGCTGACGCCTATGGTCGCTACTGCACGTACGATCAAAAAAGAACATCCGAATGCAAAAGTAGTATTCATCGGACCATGTGCGGCCAAGAAGCTGGAAGCAATGCGCAGAAGCGTAAGAAGTGATGTTGATTTTGTAGTGACATTTGAGGAATTACAGGGAATGTTCGATGCGAAGGAAATTGATCTTTCCGAATATGAAGCAGAGTCATCTTTCCATAATGCAACAGGTGTAGGACGTGGATATGCAGTTGCAGGCGGTGTTGCATCCGCGATTGAAAAATGTGTGAATGAATACTATCCGGGTGTGGAAGTAAAGATCGAACATGCAGAAGGTCTTGCAGATTGTAAGAAGATCCTTTCTATGGCGAAGATCGGAAGAATGAACGGATGTCTGATCGAAGGAATGGGATGTCCGGGCGGATGTGTAGCCGGAGCAGGAACGAATATTCCGGTACCGAAAGCACAGAAGAAAGTACAGGAATTTGTGAAAGCATCCAGCAAACAGCTTCCACCAAAGGAACTCGGTGAGATTGAGTTAAAATAA
- the asnA gene encoding aspartate--ammonia ligase translates to MGLILPEHYDPRLSVRETQEAIKYIRDTFQKEFGKEMNLERISAPLFVEKSSGLNDDLNGVERPVQFDIAGVPGETIEVVHSLAKWKRMALYKYGFQPGEGLYTNMNAIRRDEELDNLHSCYVDQWDWEKVIKKEERTVETLEATVRNIFKIIKHMEHEVWYKYPQAVKKLPEDIYFITSQELEDMYPDKTPKERENLITKEHGCVFLMKIGDKLASGEPHDGRAPDYDDWQLNGDILFWFETLNCALEISSMGIRVDEKALEEQLVKAGCEERKNLPYHKMLLNGELPYTIGGGIGQSRLCMLLLDRAHVGEVQASLWPEEMRETCREHNIILL, encoded by the coding sequence ATGGGATTAATATTACCAGAACATTATGACCCTCGCTTAAGCGTAAGAGAGACACAGGAAGCAATCAAGTACATTCGTGACACGTTCCAGAAGGAATTCGGAAAAGAGATGAATCTGGAGAGAATCTCTGCACCGTTATTTGTAGAAAAAAGCAGTGGTCTGAACGATGACCTGAACGGTGTGGAAAGACCGGTACAGTTCGATATCGCAGGCGTTCCGGGAGAGACAATCGAAGTTGTACATTCCCTTGCAAAATGGAAACGTATGGCATTATACAAATATGGATTCCAGCCGGGTGAAGGACTTTATACAAATATGAACGCGATCCGCAGAGATGAAGAACTTGACAACTTACATTCCTGCTACGTGGACCAGTGGGACTGGGAAAAAGTGATCAAAAAAGAAGAACGTACTGTTGAGACACTGGAAGCTACCGTACGTAATATCTTCAAGATCATCAAACATATGGAACATGAGGTATGGTACAAATATCCACAGGCAGTGAAGAAACTTCCGGAGGACATCTATTTCATCACTTCCCAGGAACTGGAAGACATGTATCCGGATAAGACTCCAAAGGAAAGAGAAAATCTGATCACAAAAGAACACGGCTGTGTATTCCTGATGAAGATCGGTGACAAACTCGCAAGCGGCGAGCCGCACGACGGACGTGCACCAGACTACGATGACTGGCAGTTAAACGGAGACATCCTGTTCTGGTTCGAGACACTGAACTGTGCACTTGAGATCTCCAGCATGGGTATCCGTGTAGATGAAAAAGCTCTGGAAGAGCAGCTTGTAAAAGCAGGATGCGAAGAGAGAAAGAATCTCCCATATCATAAGATGCTGTTAAACGGAGAACTTCCATACACCATCGGAGGCGGTATTGGACAGTCCAGACTCTGCATGCTGCTTCTTGACCGTGCTCATGTCGGCGAGGTGCAGGCAAGTTTGTGGCCGGAAGAGATGCGGGAGACTTGCAGAGAGCATAATATTATTCTGCTGTAA
- a CDS encoding homocysteine S-methyltransferase family protein, with amino-acid sequence MLLERLGKELLYFDGGMGTLLQSKGLQPGELPEVWNLEHAEEIIDIHKAYFEAGSDIVLSNTFGANAIKFHDSKYGLKEIVTAGIQNAKKAAERGVHDGRKTYVALDVGPTGKLLKPMGDLSFEDAYDAFKETMIYGEQAGADLIHIETMSDSYEVKAAVLAAKENTSLPVFATMIFDEKGKLLTGGDVPAVVTMLEGLRVDALGINCGMGPEQMLPILEDILKYASVPIIVKPNAGLPKQRDGEVYYDVEPEQFAGYMAKIVEMGAHVIGGCCGTTPAHIQKMVETTREMSVKPATKKDITMVSSYGHAVILGGKPMIIGERINPTGKKKFKQALKDHDMDYILKEGITQQDKGAHILDVNVGLPDIDEPAMMKEVIMELQSVSSLPLQIDTVDITAMEAAMRIYNGKPMVNSVNGKQENMDAVFPLIKRYGGVVIGLTIDEDGIPATADGRVRVAGKIIEEAKKYGIDKKDIVIDVLAMTISSEPEGAKVTLEALKKVRETYGVCTVLGVSNISFGLPYRPAVNSNFYTMAMQNGLSAGIINPSSEDMMCSYYSFCALMNYDKNCEDYIRVYGSQKAGTPAPAAKAELTLKEAIEKGLKEEAHHATGELLKEQAPLEIINEHLIPALDTVGKGFEKGTVFLPQLLMSADAAKIAFAVIKDVLAQEGGEVQAKNKVILATVKGDIHDIGKNIVKVLLENYSFDVIDLGKDVPPEVIVDTAVEQDIRLVGLSALMTTTVVSMEETIKLLRERKPECKVMVGGAVLNQDYADMIGADFYGKDAMQSVYYAQRVFGEE; translated from the coding sequence ATGTTATTAGAACGACTGGGAAAAGAATTATTGTACTTTGACGGTGGAATGGGAACACTTCTTCAGTCAAAGGGATTACAGCCGGGAGAACTCCCGGAAGTCTGGAACCTGGAACATGCAGAAGAAATCATCGATATCCATAAGGCATATTTTGAGGCAGGCAGTGATATCGTCTTAAGTAATACATTTGGTGCTAATGCGATCAAATTCCATGATTCCAAGTATGGACTCAAAGAAATCGTAACAGCAGGAATCCAAAATGCAAAAAAGGCTGCAGAACGTGGCGTGCACGACGGAAGAAAGACTTATGTAGCATTAGATGTAGGACCAACCGGTAAGTTATTAAAGCCAATGGGAGATCTTTCGTTTGAAGATGCATATGATGCATTTAAAGAAACGATGATTTATGGAGAACAGGCAGGAGCTGATCTGATCCATATCGAGACCATGAGTGACAGTTACGAAGTGAAAGCAGCAGTACTTGCTGCAAAAGAGAATACTTCACTTCCGGTATTTGCAACTATGATCTTCGATGAAAAGGGAAAACTCCTGACAGGAGGAGATGTTCCGGCGGTGGTTACCATGTTGGAAGGCCTTCGTGTAGATGCATTGGGAATCAACTGTGGTATGGGACCGGAGCAGATGCTTCCGATTCTGGAGGATATTCTGAAATACGCATCGGTTCCGATCATCGTAAAACCGAATGCAGGACTTCCGAAGCAGCGTGACGGAGAAGTCTATTATGATGTAGAACCGGAACAGTTTGCTGGATATATGGCAAAGATCGTAGAGATGGGAGCGCATGTGATCGGCGGATGCTGTGGAACAACACCTGCACATATCCAGAAGATGGTTGAGACGACCAGAGAGATGAGCGTAAAGCCGGCAACAAAGAAAGATATCACAATGGTATCTTCTTACGGACATGCGGTCATCCTTGGCGGCAAGCCGATGATTATCGGAGAGAGAATCAATCCGACCGGTAAGAAGAAATTCAAACAGGCATTAAAAGACCACGACATGGATTATATCCTGAAAGAGGGGATTACGCAGCAGGATAAGGGAGCACATATTCTGGATGTCAACGTAGGACTTCCGGATATTGACGAACCGGCGATGATGAAAGAAGTCATCATGGAGCTTCAGAGCGTATCAAGCCTGCCGCTTCAGATCGATACCGTTGATATCACAGCAATGGAAGCGGCGATGCGCATCTATAACGGTAAGCCGATGGTGAACTCTGTAAATGGAAAACAGGAAAATATGGATGCTGTCTTCCCGCTTATTAAGCGTTACGGAGGTGTTGTGATCGGGCTTACGATCGACGAGGATGGAATCCCGGCAACGGCAGATGGAAGAGTCCGTGTGGCAGGAAAGATCATTGAAGAAGCGAAAAAATATGGCATTGACAAAAAGGACATTGTAATCGATGTGCTGGCAATGACGATCAGTTCCGAGCCGGAAGGAGCAAAGGTCACTCTGGAAGCACTGAAAAAAGTCAGAGAGACTTACGGTGTATGTACGGTACTTGGTGTATCGAACATTTCATTCGGACTTCCGTACCGTCCGGCAGTCAATTCGAATTTCTATACGATGGCCATGCAGAATGGCTTAAGTGCCGGAATCATCAATCCGTCTTCGGAAGATATGATGTGTTCTTACTATTCATTCTGTGCGCTGATGAATTACGACAAGAACTGCGAGGATTATATCCGTGTATATGGCAGTCAGAAAGCAGGAACGCCTGCACCGGCAGCCAAGGCAGAACTGACTTTAAAAGAGGCCATCGAAAAAGGTCTGAAAGAAGAAGCGCATCATGCAACAGGAGAACTGTTAAAGGAACAGGCACCGCTGGAGATCATCAATGAACACCTGATCCCGGCACTGGATACGGTGGGAAAAGGATTTGAAAAGGGAACTGTCTTCCTGCCGCAGCTTCTGATGAGTGCCGATGCGGCAAAGATCGCATTTGCAGTGATCAAGGACGTACTCGCACAGGAAGGCGGGGAAGTCCAGGCGAAGAATAAAGTTATTCTCGCAACGGTAAAAGGAGATATTCACGATATTGGTAAGAACATTGTAAAAGTCCTTCTGGAGAATTACAGTTTTGATGTGATCGATCTGGGGAAAGATGTACCGCCGGAAGTGATCGTAGATACTGCAGTTGAGCAGGATATCCGGCTGGTAGGTTTAAGTGCGCTTATGACAACAACGGTTGTAAGCATGGAAGAGACCATCAAGTTATTGAGAGAACGTAAACCTGAATGTAAAGTCATGGTAGGTGGAGCTGTGCTGAATCAGGATTATGCAGATATGATCGGGGCAGATTTTTACGGCAAAGATGCAATGCAGTCCGTATATTATGCACAGAGAGTATTTGGAGAAGAGTAA
- a CDS encoding vitamin B12 dependent-methionine synthase activation domain-containing protein — MDARTKEAIRYLGYGRHAVDDHTLKLVESCFEELSQAACGRIVYRIFELEFPESGRILLGNLDIHSKNLYKNLTGCKKAVLLGATLGPKVDLLLRKYSIGDMARVVTLQACAAAMLEEYLDEWQTALEADMKKEGYYIRPRFSPGYGDFDIAHQDMILRMLDTAKKIGLTLTGGNMLTPSKSVTAVIGLSETETSCHIKGCEACQKKDCAYRRS, encoded by the coding sequence ATGGACGCAAGAACGAAAGAAGCAATTCGTTACTTGGGATATGGCAGACATGCGGTAGATGATCATACGCTGAAGCTTGTGGAAAGCTGTTTTGAAGAGCTTTCCCAGGCGGCGTGCGGCAGGATCGTCTACCGCATTTTTGAATTAGAATTCCCGGAGAGTGGAAGAATCCTTCTGGGAAATCTGGATATCCACAGTAAAAATCTTTATAAAAATCTGACGGGATGTAAAAAAGCAGTGCTGCTGGGTGCAACGCTTGGACCGAAAGTTGATCTGCTATTGCGGAAATATTCCATCGGAGATATGGCAAGAGTGGTAACACTTCAGGCGTGTGCGGCTGCTATGCTAGAAGAATATCTGGATGAATGGCAGACTGCTCTGGAAGCAGATATGAAGAAAGAGGGTTATTATATCAGACCGAGATTCAGTCCTGGATATGGAGACTTTGATATTGCACATCAGGATATGATCCTCCGTATGCTGGATACGGCAAAGAAGATCGGGCTGACACTTACCGGCGGCAATATGCTGACACCGTCAAAATCGGTGACGGCAGTGATCGGTCTCAGTGAAACAGAGACTTCCTGCCATATCAAAGGTTGTGAGGCGTGTCAGAAGAAAGACTGCGCATACCGCAGATCATAA
- the metF gene encoding methylenetetrahydrofolate reductase [NAD(P)H] translates to MKISDILVEKTPHLSFEVFPPKTDAAYEGVLKATEAIAELKPSYMSVTYGAGGGTSKNTVKIASHIKDKYNVPSLAHLTCVSSTKEEVHQVIDQLKAAGIENILALRGDIPQESEFPLPNHYQYAYELIEDIKSQGDFCIGAACYPEGHVESEHKKDDIAHLKQKVDCGVDFLTTQMFFDNNILYNFLYRAREKGVTVPVIPGIMPVTNANQVKRILSMSGTNLPERFKAIVDRFGDNPKAMQQAGIAYATDQIIDLFANGINHVHVYSMNKPEVAAAIQANLSEILNK, encoded by the coding sequence ATGAAAATCAGTGATATATTAGTAGAAAAGACACCGCATCTTTCTTTTGAGGTATTTCCTCCGAAGACAGATGCAGCATATGAAGGAGTATTAAAGGCGACAGAAGCAATTGCAGAATTGAAACCGTCATATATGAGTGTTACATATGGTGCAGGCGGCGGTACCAGTAAGAATACTGTAAAGATTGCATCACATATCAAAGATAAATATAATGTACCAAGCCTTGCACATCTTACTTGTGTATCATCAACAAAAGAAGAAGTGCATCAGGTAATCGATCAGTTAAAGGCAGCAGGAATTGAGAATATCCTTGCTCTCAGAGGAGATATTCCACAAGAGAGTGAATTCCCACTTCCGAATCATTATCAGTATGCATATGAGCTGATCGAGGATATCAAGAGTCAGGGAGATTTCTGCATCGGGGCTGCATGTTATCCGGAAGGACATGTAGAGTCCGAGCATAAGAAGGATGATATTGCACATCTGAAACAGAAAGTAGACTGTGGTGTAGATTTCCTGACTACACAGATGTTTTTTGATAACAATATTCTTTATAATTTCCTCTATAGAGCGAGAGAAAAGGGTGTTACCGTTCCGGTTATTCCGGGAATCATGCCGGTAACAAATGCAAATCAGGTAAAGAGAATCCTGTCTATGTCCGGAACCAACCTTCCGGAGAGATTCAAAGCAATCGTAGATCGCTTTGGAGATAATCCGAAAGCAATGCAGCAGGCAGGTATTGCGTATGCGACAGACCAGATCATCGATCTGTTCGCAAATGGCATTAACCATGTTCACGTATATTCTATGAATAAACCGGAGGTTGCTGCGGCAATCCAGGCAAATCTTTCAGAGATTCTGAATAAATAG
- the glgA gene encoding glycogen synthase GlgA, with protein sequence MKKILFAASESVPFIKTGGLADVVGSLPKYFDKEKYDVRVMLPKYMCMKDEWKEKLQYHTHFYMDLNWRKQYVGVLEMEYDGIKFYFIDNEYYFNGYAPYGDMYADIEKFAFFSKAVLSALPLIDFRPDIIHCHDWQTGLVPIYLDNFRYGNEFYRGIKTVMTIHNLKFQGTWDPKRVRDITGLPQYYFAPDKLEAYKDANYLKGGIVYADRVTTVSNSYAEEIKTPFYGEKLDGLMNARANCLSGIVNGIDYEDYNPLTDNKIERNYDVSNFRKEKIKNKIALQKELGLEENHKTMMIGIVSRLTDQKGFDLVAYVMDELCQDAVQIVALGTGEEQYENMFRHFAWKYPGKVSANIYYSEAMSHKIYASCDAFLMPSLFEPCGLSQLMSLRYGTVPIVRETGGLKDTVEPYNEYEKTGTGFSFMNYNAHEMLATVRYAEQIYYDKKRDWNKIVERAMNKDFSWKNSAKQYEELYEGM encoded by the coding sequence ATGAAGAAAATACTATTTGCGGCATCTGAGTCAGTCCCATTTATCAAAACAGGAGGACTTGCCGATGTTGTCGGATCATTACCGAAATATTTTGATAAAGAAAAATACGATGTGCGCGTAATGCTTCCAAAGTATATGTGCATGAAAGACGAATGGAAAGAAAAACTTCAGTATCATACTCATTTTTATATGGACTTGAACTGGAGAAAACAGTATGTTGGCGTTCTTGAAATGGAATACGACGGAATTAAGTTTTATTTTATAGATAACGAATATTACTTTAACGGATATGCACCATACGGTGATATGTATGCGGATATTGAAAAATTCGCATTCTTCTCAAAAGCTGTATTAAGTGCACTTCCACTGATCGATTTCAGACCAGACATCATTCACTGCCATGACTGGCAGACAGGACTGGTTCCGATCTATCTGGATAATTTCAGATATGGCAATGAATTTTACCGTGGAATCAAGACGGTGATGACTATACATAACCTGAAATTCCAGGGAACATGGGATCCGAAGCGTGTCAGAGACATTACCGGATTACCACAGTATTATTTCGCACCGGATAAGCTGGAAGCATACAAGGATGCAAACTACCTGAAGGGTGGAATCGTATATGCGGACAGAGTAACGACGGTAAGTAACTCTTATGCAGAGGAAATTAAGACACCATTCTATGGCGAGAAACTGGACGGTCTTATGAATGCAAGAGCAAACTGCCTGTCTGGAATTGTGAACGGAATTGATTATGAAGATTATAATCCACTGACAGACAATAAGATCGAGAGAAATTATGATGTCAGCAATTTCCGTAAAGAGAAGATCAAGAACAAGATCGCACTTCAGAAGGAACTTGGTCTGGAAGAGAATCATAAAACTATGATGATCGGTATCGTATCCAGACTGACAGATCAGAAGGGATTTGATCTTGTTGCATATGTAATGGATGAACTGTGTCAGGATGCAGTACAGATCGTAGCGCTTGGTACAGGAGAAGAACAGTATGAGAATATGTTCCGCCATTTCGCATGGAAATATCCTGGAAAAGTATCTGCAAACATTTATTATTCAGAAGCAATGTCTCATAAGATCTATGCGTCCTGTGATGCATTCCTTATGCCGTCACTGTTTGAACCATGCGGACTCAGCCAGTTGATGAGTTTACGTTACGGAACAGTTCCGATCGTCCGTGAGACAGGCGGTCTGAAAGATACAGTAGAACCATACAATGAGTATGAAAAGACTGGTACAGGATTCAGCTTCATGAACTACAATGCACATGAGATGCTGGCAACTGTACGTTATGCAGAACAGATCTATTACGATAAGAAACGTGACTGGAACAAGATTGTTGAACGTGCCATGAATAAAGACTTCTCATGGAAGAATTCTGCAAAACAGTACGAAGAATTATACGAAGGAATGTAA
- the spo0A gene encoding sporulation transcription factor Spo0A: MREVNVAIADDNERILDMLGEIIEQDQDLNLIGKADNGEDIYHLIKEKKPDVVLLDLIMPKMDGLSVMEKVNMDEQITKRPEFIIVTAVGQERITEDAFRKGASYYVMKPFHNDMILSRIKDAGNGERKNSSESESRNVVSKKQEYNLETRVTDMIHEIGIPAHIKGYHYLRDAIIMAVDDMDVLNAITKVLYPTIAKMHQTTASRVERAIRHAIEVAWSRGKLDTLDELFGYTVSNGKGKPTNSEFIALIADTIRLENKNR; encoded by the coding sequence ATGAGAGAAGTTAATGTAGCAATCGCTGACGACAATGAAAGAATTTTGGATATGCTGGGTGAAATCATAGAGCAAGACCAGGATTTGAATCTGATAGGAAAAGCTGATAACGGTGAAGATATCTATCATCTGATCAAAGAAAAGAAACCGGATGTTGTATTACTGGATCTGATCATGCCAAAGATGGATGGATTAAGTGTGATGGAAAAAGTAAATATGGATGAGCAGATTACCAAACGACCGGAATTTATTATCGTGACAGCTGTCGGACAGGAAAGAATTACAGAAGATGCCTTCCGAAAAGGAGCAAGTTACTATGTGATGAAACCATTTCACAATGATATGATCTTAAGCAGGATCAAAGATGCGGGAAACGGGGAGAGAAAGAACAGTTCGGAATCCGAAAGCCGGAATGTAGTTTCCAAAAAGCAAGAATATAATCTAGAGACCCGTGTGACGGATATGATCCATGAAATCGGAATACCGGCGCACATAAAAGGTTATCATTATCTGCGGGATGCGATCATTATGGCAGTGGATGATATGGATGTGTTGAATGCGATTACGAAGGTTTTGTATCCTACAATTGCCAAGATGCATCAGACAACGGCAAGCAGAGTGGAAAGAGCAATTCGTCACGCGATCGAAGTTGCATGGAGCCGTGGAAAGCTTGATACGCTGGATGAGTTATTTGGATATACAGTAAGTAATGGAAAGGGAAAACCTACAAATTCAGAATTTATAGCATTGATCGCAGATACGATCCGACTGGAAAATAAAAACCGCTAA
- the spoIVB gene encoding SpoIVB peptidase — MRKYWYRKCLIITLVFSVFFYTGYSVKEKMERNEKEEVSAGTVSDNTVIPGGMPIGIYLETEGVMVLGTEKVTGTDGERLEPARHLVKAGDYIVECNGTKIRDKKELQTILKTTDGTDVILKLRRDSEYLEVKVKPVRSKKNNCMLGIWVRDNAQGLGTVTFLNSDSRFGALGHGIHDTDTNALMEIRNGRVYETSIRSIQKGIDGNPGGIEGIIVYNRYNVLGKIDKNTDCGIFGTLDRTENLFQDTDPMEIMQTDEIKKGDAKIRCCVEGKVKEYKIRITKIDKHTREENKGLEIEVTDPKLLEITGGIIQGMSGTPIIQNGKIAGAVTHVFVSDPTRGYGIFIENMLKYVE, encoded by the coding sequence ATGAGAAAATATTGGTATCGAAAATGTCTGATCATAACACTTGTTTTTTCTGTCTTTTTTTACACGGGATATTCAGTGAAGGAAAAAATGGAACGTAACGAAAAAGAGGAAGTAAGCGCGGGGACGGTGTCTGACAATACGGTGATCCCGGGAGGTATGCCGATCGGAATCTATCTGGAAACAGAAGGAGTCATGGTTCTTGGAACAGAGAAGGTTACAGGAACAGACGGTGAACGACTGGAACCGGCAAGACATCTGGTAAAGGCCGGTGATTATATCGTAGAATGCAATGGAACGAAGATCAGGGATAAAAAAGAACTACAGACGATATTAAAAACTACAGATGGAACAGATGTGATTTTAAAGCTGCGCAGAGATTCGGAATATCTGGAAGTGAAGGTAAAACCGGTCAGGAGCAAAAAAAATAATTGCATGCTCGGGATATGGGTAAGGGACAATGCACAGGGACTTGGAACAGTAACATTTCTTAATTCTGACAGCAGATTTGGAGCACTTGGACATGGAATTCATGACACAGATACGAATGCACTTATGGAGATTCGAAATGGAAGAGTATACGAAACCAGTATACGAAGTATCCAGAAAGGAATTGACGGTAATCCAGGAGGCATTGAAGGAATCATTGTTTATAACAGATATAATGTGCTTGGAAAAATTGATAAAAATACGGATTGTGGGATTTTTGGAACGCTTGACCGCACAGAAAACCTGTTTCAGGACACGGATCCGATGGAGATAATGCAGACGGATGAAATAAAAAAAGGAGATGCAAAAATCCGATGCTGTGTGGAAGGAAAAGTAAAAGAGTATAAAATTCGTATTACAAAAATTGACAAACATACCAGAGAGGAAAATAAAGGACTCGAAATAGAAGTGACAGATCCAAAATTGCTGGAAATTACAGGCGGAATCATTCAGGGAATGTCGGGAACACCAATTATCCAGAATGGAAAGATAGCGGGTGCGGTTACCCATGTATTTGTCAGTGATCCAACGAGGGGTTATGGGATTTTTATCGAAAATATGCTGAAATATGTAGAATAA